Proteins encoded together in one Kutzneria kofuensis window:
- a CDS encoding acyl-CoA-like ligand-binding transcription factor has translation MTGLRERKKRETRLALSRATIALVVERGWDEVGVEDIAAAANVSERTFRNYFTSKAEAVAASHLERALVVADELRSQPADEPFWPAVVSAVRASVSAAPASSHDGAHMERVKLVMTHPSLHAELLRADDIAKDELAAAIAERLGLDAERDLFPQLAASVVTAGVATAMRFWMVNDPRGSVIEVLGRVFEEIGRGLPVPEGES, from the coding sequence ATGACGGGGTTGCGGGAGCGGAAGAAGCGCGAGACGAGGCTGGCGTTGAGTCGGGCGACGATCGCGTTGGTCGTCGAGCGGGGCTGGGACGAGGTCGGCGTCGAGGACATCGCGGCGGCGGCGAACGTCTCGGAGCGGACCTTCCGCAACTACTTCACGAGCAAGGCGGAGGCGGTGGCGGCCAGCCACCTGGAGCGAGCGCTGGTCGTCGCGGACGAGCTGCGGTCGCAGCCGGCCGATGAGCCGTTCTGGCCGGCGGTGGTGTCGGCGGTCCGGGCCAGCGTGTCGGCGGCGCCGGCCTCGTCGCACGACGGGGCGCACATGGAGCGGGTCAAGCTGGTGATGACCCATCCGTCGCTGCACGCCGAACTGCTGCGCGCCGACGACATCGCCAAGGACGAACTCGCGGCGGCGATCGCCGAGCGGTTGGGGCTCGACGCGGAGCGGGATCTGTTCCCGCAGCTCGCGGCGTCGGTGGTGACCGCGGGCGTCGCCACGGCGATGCGGTTCTGGATGGTCAACGATCCTCGGGGATCGGTGATCGAGGTACTGGGTCGAGTATTCGAGGAAATCGGGCGCGGGTTGCCCGTGCCGGAGGGGGAGTCATGA
- a CDS encoding FAD-dependent monooxygenase, with protein sequence MNVIISGAGPNGLMLACELALAGVRPVVLEALPEPSAEPKANGLVGEVVRLIDHRGLYEALAGVPGPPRPNSGYFPYAGMYLDLGSLDESPLHVLPAPQQKIVRVLTERALELGVEIRRGHELVGLRQDSSSVTVQVDGPDGRYELQASYLVGADGARSAVRKLSGIDFGGITYDRRTLRMAHATVPADWVDPTTRGLKIPGYGLALPFIGTRTEHGGFSYAPLPDKPPTIATTEWDEPPTDEPMTMDELRASVRRVLGVDVPLGEPTGDGPHLMNRLTRGNTRIAARFRDGRVFLLGDAAHIYAHGGAGLNLGMQDAANLGWKLAAEINGTAPAGLLDTYDTERRIAAERMVVYAQATNALLGPGSDVTALRTLFGEMLGDAATVQRIADLLAGSDIRYDMGVDDPHPLVGRFAPAMDLVTPDGPVRLAEVARTARPLLVDFTGALARFQGPVDVITAEPVEGIPAAVLIRPDSYVAWASSSPDTDGLSAALERWFGLAVNHV encoded by the coding sequence ATGAACGTGATCATTTCCGGGGCCGGCCCGAACGGGCTGATGCTGGCGTGCGAGCTGGCGTTGGCGGGCGTCCGGCCGGTGGTGCTGGAGGCGTTGCCGGAGCCGAGCGCCGAGCCCAAGGCCAACGGCCTCGTCGGCGAGGTCGTCCGGCTCATCGACCATCGCGGCCTGTACGAGGCGTTGGCCGGCGTTCCCGGGCCGCCCCGGCCGAACTCGGGCTATTTCCCTTACGCGGGCATGTATCTCGATCTCGGGTCGCTCGACGAGAGCCCGCTGCACGTGCTGCCCGCGCCGCAGCAGAAGATCGTCCGAGTGCTCACCGAGCGGGCGCTCGAGCTCGGCGTCGAGATCCGCCGCGGCCACGAACTCGTCGGCCTGCGCCAGGATTCGTCGTCGGTGACGGTTCAGGTGGACGGCCCTGACGGCCGCTACGAGCTGCAGGCGTCCTACCTCGTCGGCGCCGACGGGGCTCGCAGCGCGGTGCGCAAGCTGTCCGGCATCGACTTCGGCGGCATCACCTACGACCGGCGGACCCTGCGGATGGCGCACGCCACCGTGCCGGCGGACTGGGTGGATCCGACCACGCGCGGGCTCAAGATCCCCGGTTACGGCCTTGCCTTGCCGTTCATCGGCACCCGTACCGAGCACGGCGGCTTTTCCTATGCGCCGCTGCCGGACAAGCCGCCGACCATCGCCACCACCGAGTGGGACGAGCCGCCGACCGACGAGCCGATGACCATGGACGAGCTGCGGGCCAGCGTGCGCCGCGTGCTCGGCGTCGACGTGCCGCTCGGCGAGCCGACCGGGGACGGCCCGCACCTGATGAACCGCCTCACGCGCGGCAACACCCGCATCGCCGCCCGCTTCCGTGACGGCCGCGTGTTCCTGCTCGGCGACGCCGCGCACATCTACGCGCACGGCGGCGCCGGTCTCAACCTCGGCATGCAGGACGCCGCCAACCTCGGCTGGAAGCTCGCCGCCGAGATCAACGGCACCGCGCCCGCCGGGCTGCTCGACACGTACGACACCGAGCGCCGCATCGCCGCCGAGCGCATGGTCGTCTACGCCCAGGCGACAAACGCCCTGCTCGGGCCCGGCAGCGACGTCACCGCGCTGCGCACCCTGTTCGGCGAGATGCTCGGCGACGCCGCCACGGTCCAGCGCATCGCCGACCTGCTCGCCGGCTCCGACATCCGCTACGACATGGGCGTCGACGATCCCCATCCGCTCGTCGGCCGGTTCGCCCCGGCCATGGATCTCGTGACGCCGGACGGTCCGGTGCGTCTGGCCGAAGTCGCCCGCACGGCCCGCCCGCTGCTGGTGGACTTCACCGGCGCCTTGGCTCGTTTCCAGGGCCCGGTCGACGTGATCACCGCCGAACCCGTCGAAGGCATCCCGGCCGCCGTGCTGATCAGGCCCGACAGCTATGTCGCCTGGGCCTCCTCGTCGCCCGACACCGACGGGCTTTCGGCCGCGCTCGAACGGTGGTTCGGCCTGGCCGTGAACCACGTCTGA
- a CDS encoding class I SAM-dependent methyltransferase yields the protein MDNTAADGSPVELYALLPDAGEPALIHAAIPAGATVLELGAGAGRVTQPLAALGHPVLAVDNSEEMLAHVRNAETIRADIESLRLDRRFDAVILASQLVNTTDAELRRGLLATAAHHVSDNGIVLIQWHPPGWFGNVDSTPGQLGPVTITVRDIVRDADLLSATVHYDHVDRHWKHEFTARKLSTSDMRAELAAVGLRFDGWLTEDQTWFTARPNHRSSAAESPSVSGDEEAQAT from the coding sequence GTGGACAACACGGCGGCGGACGGCAGTCCCGTGGAGCTCTACGCGCTGTTGCCGGACGCGGGCGAACCGGCGCTGATCCACGCGGCGATCCCGGCCGGCGCGACCGTGCTCGAACTGGGCGCAGGCGCCGGCCGGGTAACGCAACCGCTTGCGGCACTGGGACATCCGGTGCTGGCGGTGGACAACTCCGAGGAAATGCTGGCCCATGTCCGAAACGCCGAGACCATCCGGGCGGACATCGAGTCACTACGGCTGGACCGCCGATTCGACGCGGTCATCCTGGCGAGCCAACTCGTCAACACGACGGACGCCGAGCTTCGCCGGGGATTGCTGGCCACGGCGGCACATCACGTGAGCGACAACGGAATCGTGCTGATCCAGTGGCATCCGCCGGGATGGTTCGGCAATGTGGACTCCACACCGGGACAGCTGGGACCGGTGACGATCACCGTCCGGGACATCGTCCGCGACGCCGATCTCCTCTCCGCGACGGTCCACTACGACCATGTCGACCGGCACTGGAAGCACGAGTTCACGGCGCGCAAACTGTCCACATCGGACATGCGAGCGGAGCTGGCGGCCGTCGGGTTGCGGTTCGACGGATGGCTGACGGAAGATCAGACGTGGTTCACGGCCAGGCCGAACCACCGTTCGAGCGCGGCCGAAAGCCCGTCGGTGTCGGGCGACGAGGAGGCCCAGGCGACATAG
- a CDS encoding threonine ammonia-lyase — translation MVDITDIEAAAERIQGHVLRTPTVSSPGLSDLLGVPVTAKLELLQRGGSFKVRGAAAKLLTLTDVEREAGVVAVSGGNHAIGVAVMAGALGVAATVVMPRSAPARAAEAARAAGADVRLTEDMAGAFALMEQLQRDGLTLLHPFADPIVLAGQGTVGLELSDDADELTDVLVSIGGGALISGVAVALRARRPGIRVWGVETEGAQAMTDALAAGGPVPTTLSSIVSTLSAPTVSQLTYDHVSTLVTEVVLVSDAEAVRGTLELADHGKVWAEPAAGCLVPAARRVLARVGGDARLGFVVCGGNASTADVFKWSTP, via the coding sequence GTGGTCGACATCACGGACATCGAGGCGGCGGCGGAACGGATCCAGGGGCACGTGCTGCGAACGCCGACCGTGTCCAGCCCCGGGTTGTCCGACCTGCTCGGCGTGCCGGTGACGGCGAAGCTGGAGCTGCTCCAGCGAGGCGGGTCGTTCAAGGTGCGCGGGGCGGCGGCGAAGCTGCTTACGTTGACCGATGTCGAGCGCGAGGCGGGAGTGGTTGCCGTCAGCGGCGGCAACCACGCCATCGGCGTCGCCGTGATGGCCGGCGCGCTCGGTGTCGCCGCGACGGTCGTGATGCCGCGGTCGGCGCCCGCCCGCGCGGCGGAGGCGGCACGGGCGGCCGGGGCGGACGTGCGGCTGACCGAGGACATGGCCGGGGCGTTCGCGCTGATGGAACAACTCCAGCGGGACGGCCTCACCCTCCTGCACCCCTTCGCCGACCCGATCGTGCTCGCCGGTCAGGGCACGGTCGGGTTGGAGCTGAGCGATGACGCCGACGAGCTCACCGATGTGCTGGTGAGCATCGGCGGAGGGGCCTTGATCTCCGGCGTCGCGGTGGCGCTGCGGGCGCGGCGGCCCGGGATTCGGGTGTGGGGCGTGGAAACCGAAGGCGCACAAGCGATGACCGACGCGTTGGCGGCCGGCGGGCCCGTGCCGACGACGCTGTCGTCGATCGTGTCCACGTTGAGCGCGCCCACGGTGTCGCAGCTGACGTACGACCATGTGTCCACTTTGGTCACCGAGGTGGTGCTGGTGTCCGACGCGGAGGCCGTGCGAGGGACGCTGGAGTTGGCCGATCACGGCAAGGTGTGGGCCGAGCCGGCGGCCGGATGCCTGGTGCCCGCGGCGCGCCGGGTCCTGGCGAGGGTAGGTGGCGATGCGAGGCTCGGGTTCGTGGTGTGTGGCGGGAATGCGAGCACGGCGGACGTGTTCAAGTGGTCAACGCCGTAG
- a CDS encoding NAD(P)/FAD-dependent oxidoreductase has product MNDSYDVIVIGGGAAGLSGALALSRARRSVLVIDAGRPRNAPAGNAHNYLGRDGVNPLELLRIGRAEVESYGGEILPAEAVKAARTDRGFTVQLADGSTVDGRRLLVATGLTDELPDIPGVAERWGKDVLHCPYCHGWEVRDRSIGVIGCNATSPRQALMWRQWSADITFYLNDVVELDDTQRKQFEARGIRIVEGPIRSLDDLDHEAFVIAPRARSNADVLATLGLTTADHPAGTYVPADGEATAIPGVWVAGNVTNLMEQVIGAAAAGLRAAAAINMDLITEETDRAVAEAFPAA; this is encoded by the coding sequence ATGAACGATAGCTACGACGTGATCGTGATCGGCGGCGGCGCCGCCGGACTGAGCGGCGCCCTGGCCTTGAGCCGGGCCCGCCGATCGGTGCTGGTCATCGACGCGGGCCGGCCGCGCAACGCGCCCGCCGGCAACGCCCACAACTACCTCGGCCGGGACGGGGTCAACCCCCTCGAACTGCTGCGCATCGGCCGCGCCGAGGTCGAGTCCTACGGCGGCGAGATCCTGCCCGCCGAAGCCGTGAAGGCGGCCAGAACCGACCGCGGCTTCACCGTGCAGCTCGCCGACGGATCCACAGTGGATGGTCGGCGATTGCTCGTCGCCACCGGTCTCACCGACGAGCTGCCCGACATTCCCGGCGTCGCCGAGCGCTGGGGCAAGGATGTGTTGCACTGCCCGTACTGCCACGGCTGGGAGGTCCGGGACAGGAGCATCGGGGTGATCGGGTGCAACGCGACATCCCCGCGCCAGGCGCTGATGTGGCGGCAGTGGAGCGCCGACATCACCTTCTACCTCAACGACGTCGTCGAACTCGACGACACGCAACGGAAGCAGTTCGAGGCGCGAGGGATCCGGATCGTCGAGGGCCCGATCCGAAGCCTCGACGATCTCGACCACGAGGCGTTCGTCATCGCGCCCAGGGCGAGGTCCAACGCGGACGTTCTGGCCACCCTCGGACTGACCACGGCCGATCACCCGGCCGGCACGTACGTCCCCGCGGACGGCGAGGCGACGGCGATTCCCGGGGTGTGGGTCGCCGGCAACGTCACGAACCTGATGGAGCAGGTCATCGGCGCGGCGGCTGCCGGCCTCCGCGCGGCCGCGGCGATCAACATGGATCTGATCACCGAGGAGACGGACCGGGCGGTGGCCGAAGCGTTCCCGGCCGCTTGA
- a CDS encoding esterase/lipase family protein has product MSWQGLSPRRRMLFAVVAVVIVALGAVVVARLWPASPTAVAPDRPGTVLLVPGFGGDRTSLEPLADRIRQDGRRAEVLTLPGDGTGDLLQQVSVLDDAVDDALSGGSSSVDIVGYSAGGVVARLWVANDHGADKVKRVITLGSPLHGTQLAAAGGALAPGACPTACQQLAPGSPVLAPVAGAAGLPWVSIWTEDDQTVTPPDSARLPGAVNVPLQQVCPGARVSHEQLPTDPRVIGLVVEGLAGDAPTGCPGAGAR; this is encoded by the coding sequence GTGAGCTGGCAAGGGTTGAGTCCCCGGCGGCGGATGCTGTTCGCGGTGGTCGCGGTGGTGATCGTGGCGCTGGGCGCGGTGGTCGTGGCGAGGCTGTGGCCGGCGTCGCCGACGGCGGTGGCGCCGGATCGGCCGGGGACGGTGCTGCTCGTGCCGGGGTTCGGCGGCGACCGCACGTCGCTGGAACCGCTGGCCGACCGGATCCGGCAGGACGGCCGCCGGGCGGAGGTGCTGACACTGCCCGGGGACGGCACGGGCGACCTGCTCCAACAGGTGTCCGTGCTGGACGACGCCGTCGACGATGCCCTTTCGGGCGGTAGTTCGTCCGTCGACATCGTCGGCTACTCGGCGGGCGGCGTCGTCGCCCGGCTCTGGGTCGCCAACGACCACGGCGCGGACAAGGTCAAGAGGGTGATCACCCTCGGGTCGCCGCTGCACGGCACGCAGCTCGCCGCCGCCGGTGGCGCCCTTGCGCCCGGCGCCTGCCCCACGGCCTGCCAGCAGCTGGCGCCGGGCAGCCCCGTCCTCGCCCCGGTCGCCGGCGCGGCCGGGCTGCCGTGGGTGTCGATCTGGACGGAGGACGACCAGACCGTCACGCCGCCGGACTCGGCCCGGCTGCCCGGCGCCGTCAACGTGCCGCTGCAGCAGGTCTGCCCCGGCGCGCGGGTGTCGCACGAGCAGTTGCCGACCGATCCTCGGGTCATCGGGCTGGTGGTCGAGGGCTTGGCCGGGGACGCGCCGACCGGATGCCCCGGGGCGGGTGCCCGGTAG
- a CDS encoding PD40 domain-containing protein, whose translation MRRIATVLAGAALIPGGIAQAATAETSLVSVTVDGSPAAGMSGRPSISADGRFVAFSSSATNLVRDDGNGVSDIFVRDRQNGITTRVSVDSAGVEGNGASGNPSISGDGRYVVFESRATNLVPGDTNGFQDIFERDLVTGRTRLVTSPSLWEQANGDSFAPVISADGSHIAFDSVASNIRGGDSNGVSDVFEVARGSSFIDRISVDSNFQEADGPSWGPSISADGSYVSFTSDADNLNVGRPDVNHASDVFVHGGVGGTRLVSYSYLGGKGNSTSRNAVISADGKHLVFESYASNLVPDDTNGRADLFVSNWWDWSISRVDVDPAGVAVGGESGARAAISADGRYVAFASGQDGLVPGDTNGLWDVLVRDTVAGTTTLASVATNGAPGNDFSLEPAMTPDGRHVAFKSYASNFVPDTPRPSANTYVRDLAG comes from the coding sequence ATGAGACGCATCGCGACCGTGTTGGCCGGGGCGGCGCTGATACCCGGCGGCATCGCGCAGGCCGCGACCGCCGAGACGTCACTGGTGAGCGTCACGGTGGACGGATCGCCGGCGGCGGGCATGAGCGGCCGGCCGTCGATCTCGGCGGACGGCCGGTTCGTGGCCTTCTCGTCGTCGGCGACGAACCTGGTGCGGGACGACGGCAACGGCGTCTCCGACATCTTCGTGCGGGACCGCCAGAACGGCATCACCACCCGGGTCAGCGTGGACTCGGCCGGCGTCGAAGGCAACGGCGCCAGCGGCAACCCGTCGATCTCGGGCGACGGCCGCTACGTGGTGTTCGAGTCCCGGGCGACGAACCTGGTGCCGGGCGACACCAACGGCTTCCAGGACATCTTCGAGCGCGACCTGGTGACCGGCAGGACCAGGCTGGTCACCTCGCCGTCACTCTGGGAGCAGGCCAACGGCGACAGCTTCGCCCCGGTGATCTCGGCCGACGGGTCGCACATCGCGTTCGACTCGGTCGCCAGCAACATCCGCGGCGGCGACTCGAACGGCGTGTCCGACGTCTTCGAGGTGGCACGGGGCAGCAGCTTCATCGACCGGATCAGCGTCGACTCGAACTTCCAGGAGGCCGACGGGCCGAGCTGGGGGCCGTCGATCTCGGCCGATGGCTCGTACGTGTCGTTCACCTCGGATGCCGACAACCTCAACGTCGGGCGGCCGGACGTCAACCACGCCTCCGACGTGTTCGTGCACGGCGGGGTCGGTGGGACCCGGCTGGTCAGCTACAGCTACCTCGGCGGGAAGGGCAACAGCACCAGCCGGAACGCGGTGATCTCGGCCGACGGCAAGCACCTCGTCTTCGAGTCGTACGCGTCGAACCTGGTGCCGGACGACACCAACGGCCGCGCCGACCTGTTCGTCTCCAACTGGTGGGACTGGTCGATCAGCCGGGTCGACGTCGACCCGGCCGGCGTGGCGGTCGGTGGCGAGTCCGGCGCCAGGGCGGCGATCTCGGCCGACGGCCGGTACGTGGCGTTCGCGTCGGGCCAGGACGGTCTGGTCCCGGGTGACACCAACGGCCTGTGGGACGTGCTGGTCCGCGACACCGTCGCCGGCACCACGACCCTGGCCAGCGTGGCCACCAACGGCGCACCGGGCAACGACTTCTCCCTGGAGCCGGCGATGACGCCGGACGGCCGGCACGTGGCGTTCAAGTCCTACGCGAGCAACTTCGTGCCGGACACCCCGCGGCCCTCGGCCAACACGTACGTCCGCGACCTGGCTGGCTGA